One Danio rerio strain Tuebingen ecotype United States chromosome 22, GRCz12tu, whole genome shotgun sequence genomic window carries:
- the LOC137489053 gene encoding uncharacterized protein — protein sequence MVVCAFLLFCLWLLGGVSGVQAEETEMISVTEGDSVMLNTGVAEIKSNDQILWSFRLNNTEERIAEIYKQRNYIYENRNERFRYRLQLDEKTGSLIITNINKLHSGLYKLMIISGDNTYKTFNIDVNAHLPVPVISSNSINGLTSSSSSSSVQRCSVLCSVANVSAVSLSWYKGNSVLSSISVSDLSISLSLPLEVEDQDKSTYSCVVNNTITNHTTQLDISQICQRRSETFHYAYFLPLITVCVFLLLISACVFYCCRNKCDQDKPDDEKSMSEYTEIIYRQTSQIISRKTPQLTTNICFQTENSTCLH from the exons GTGTTTCTGGTGTTCAAGCAGAAGAAACCGAGATGATATCAGTGACTGAGGGAGATTCTGTCATGCTAAACACTGGTGTTGCTGAAATAAAAAGCAATGATCAGATACTTTGGTCATTTAGGCTTAATAATACAGAGGAACGTATAGCTGAAATCTATAAGCAAAGAAACTATATTTATGAAAATAGGAATGAGAGATTCAGATACAGACTACAGTTAGATGAGAAAACTGGATCTCTGATCATCACAAACATCAACAAACTACACTCCGGACTTTATAAACTGATGATCATCAGTGGAGATAACACATACAAGACTTTCAATATTGATGTCAATG CTCATCTGCCAGTTCCTGTAATTAGCAGCAACTCTATAAACGGTTtaacatcttcatcatcatcttcatcagttcagagatgttcagtgttgtgTTCAGTGGCGAATGTGAGtgctgtgagtctctcctggtacaaaggaaacagtgtattgtccagcatcagtgtgtctgatctcagcatcagtctctctctacctctggaggTGGAAGATCAGGATAAAAGCACCTACAGCTGTGTGGTCAACAACACCATCACAAACCACACCACACAACTGGACATCAGTCAAATCTGTCAGAGAAGATCAG AAACATTCCATTATGCATATTTCCTGCCGCTCATAACCGTTTGTGTGTTTCTGCTGCTCAtttctgcatgtgtgttttaCTGCTGCCGCAATAAATGTGACCAAGACAAACCAGACG aTGAGAAAAGCATGTCGGAATACACAGAGATCATCTACAGACAAACATCACAGATCATCAGCCGTAAAACACCACAACTCACCACGAACATCTGCTTTCAGACAGAAAACTCAACCTGCCTGCATTAG